One Phaseolus vulgaris cultivar G19833 chromosome 2, P. vulgaris v2.0, whole genome shotgun sequence DNA window includes the following coding sequences:
- the LOC137812455 gene encoding uncharacterized protein — protein MDFDEYEYLEKTVEEDVDSTKKKKEITDKVERSYRKRDVDDDLHADERRSKRRGDDDNGGSKKDRDRDRDRDKDRERDRSSGRHRSERERDGEKKERDKDRERRDKDKDKDKDKDRRDRDRDKEKERERRERDKEREERERSRRSRSRSERERGDRDRERDFEMRDGRRFRDKKEAVEPEADPERDQRTVFAYQMPLKATERDVYEFFSKAGKVRDVRLIMDRNSRRSKGVGYIEFYDAMSVPMAIALSGQLLLGQPVMVKPSEAEKNLVQSNASGGAAGVAGPYGAVDRKLYVGNLHFNMTESQLREIFEPFGPVEVVQLPLDLETGHCKGFGFVQFTHLEHAKAAQSLNGKLEIAGRTIKVSCVTDHVGSQDTTAKSADLDDDEGGLTLNAHSRALLMQRLAGADISASMGMSVVNGSVPAQQTVSLPIGAPVLPAQVMPTPVVEPVGSPSECLLLKNMFDPTTESEPDFDIDIKEDVEEECSKYGRVKHIFVDKKSAGFVYLRFETVEASSAAQRAMHMRWFARRLISAIFMQPQIYEAKFKGE, from the exons ATGGACTTCGACGAGTACGAATACCTGGAGAAGACAGTGGAGGAAGATGTAGATTCCaccaagaagaagaaggagatcACCGACAAGGTCGAGAGAAGTTACAGGAAGCGCGACGTCGACGACGATCTCCACGCCGACGAGAGGAGGAGCAAGAGGAGGGGCGACGACGACAACGGTGGTTCCAAGAAAGATCGTGACAGAGACAGGGATAGGGACAAAGACCGGGAACGTGACCGTTCCTCCGGCCGTCACAGGAGCGAGAGGGAGAGAGATGGAGAGAAGAAAGAGAGGGATAAGGATAGAGAGAGGAGGGATAAGGATAAGGATAAGGATAAGGACAAGGATAGGAGAGATCGTGACAGGGATAAGGAAAAGGAGCGCGAGAGAAGAGAGAGGGATAAGGAgcgagaggagagagagagatcCAGAAGGAGCAGGAGTCGCTccgagagagagagaggagacaGAGACCGGGAGCGAGATTTCGAAATGCGCGATGGACG GAGATTTAGGGATAAGAAAGAGGCTGTGGAACCGGAGGCAGATCCAGAAAGGGACCAGAGAACTGTTTTTGCTTACCAG ATGCCATTAAAAGCAACAGAGAGAGATGTGTACGAGTTCTTCTCAAAAGCTGGCAAG GTGAGAGACGTCCGTCTGATCATGGATAGGAATTCAAGACGATCCAAAGGAGTTGG GTATATTGAATTTTATGATGCAATGTCAGTGCCAATGGCTATTGCTCTCTCTGGTCAACTTCTTCTTGGACAACCTGTAATGGTGAAACCTTCTGAAGCTGAAAAGAACCTTGTTCAATCTAATGCTTCTGGTGGAGCGGCTGGTGTAGCTGGTCCTTATGGAGCTGTGGACAGAAAATTGTATGTGGGAAATCTTCACTTCAACATGACTGAGAGTCAGCTACGGGAG ATTTTTGAGCCATTTGGTCCTGTTGAAGTTGTCCAACTGCCTCTTGACTTGGAAACGGGCCACTGCAAGGGTTTTGGGTTTGTTCAA TTTACCCATCTTGAACATGCCAAGGCTGCTCAGAGTTTAAATGGAAAATTGGAGATTGCTGGCAGGACTATCAAG GTCTCATGTGTAACGGATCATGTTGGAAGCCAAGATACCACTGCAAAATCTGCAGACTTAGATGACGACGAAGGTGGATTG ACTTTAAATGCTCACTCAAGAGCCTTGCTTATGCAGAGGCTGGCTGGTGCTGACATTTCTGCAAG CATGGGTATGTCTGTTGTGAATGGCTCTGTTCCTGCTCAGCAGACTGTTAGCTTACCTATTGGTGCACCAGTTCTGCCTGCACAAGTTATGCCTACCCCAGTGGTAGAACCTGTAGGAAGCCCCAGCGAGTGTTTACTTTTAAAGAATATGTTTGATCCTACCACCGAG TCGGAACCAGATTTTGATATAGACATTAAAGAAGATGTAGAGGAAGAGTGTTCTAAATATGGCCGGGTGAAGCATATTTTTGTTGACAA AAAAAGTGCAGGTTTTGTCTATTTGCGATTTGAAACAGTGGAAGCATCAAGTGCTGCTCAACGTGCAATGCACATGAGATGGTTTGCACGCAGGTTAATTTCAGCAATCTTCATG CAACCACAAATATATGAAGCCAAGTTTAAAGGGGAGTGA
- the LOC137812444 gene encoding cellulose synthase A catalytic subunit 6 [UDP-forming]-like, with product MHTGGRLVAGSHNRNEFVLINADENGRIKSVRELSGQICQICGDEIEVTVDGEPFVACNECAFPVCRPCYEYERREGNQACPQCKTRYKRIKGSPRVEGDEDEEGSDDLDNEFDYGDFDAMGTQPMSESLFSGRLNTGRGANGASGIGTNLEHGAAPLNSEIPLLTYGEEDPEISSDRHALIVPPYMNHGNRVHPMPYSDPSIPLQPRPMVPKKDIAVYGYGSVAWKDRMEEWKKRQSDKLQVVKHEGSNDGGFGDDFEDADLPMMDEGRQPLSRKLPIPSSKINPYRMIVVLRLVILGLFFHYRILHPVNDAYGLWLTSVICEIWFAASWIMDQFPKWYPIQRETYLDRLSLRYEKEGKPSELSSVDVFVSTVDPMKEPPLITANTVLSILAVDYPVDKVACYVSDDGAAMLTFEALSETSEFARRWVPFVKKYNIEPRAPEWYFGQKMDYLKNKVHPAFVRERRAMKRDYEEFKVRINSLVATALKVPEDGWTMQDGTPWPGNNVRDHPGMIQVFLGQDGVRDVEGNELPRLVYVSREKRPGFDHHKKAGAMNALVRASAIITNAPYLLNVDCDHYINNSKALREAMCFMMDPQLGKKVCYVQFPQRFDGIDRHDRYSNRNVVFFDINMKGLDGIQGPIYVGTGCVFRRYALYGYDAPAKKKPPSKTCNCWPKWCCLCCGSRKKKNANTKKEKKRKVKHSEASKQIHALENIEAGNEGANNEKTSNLTQTKLEKRFGQSPVFVASTLLENGGVPQCVSPASLLKEAIQVISCGYEDKTDWGKEVGWIYGSVTEDILTGFKMHCHGWRSVYCIPKRPAFKGSAPINLSDRLHQVLRWALGSVEIFFSRHCPIWYGYGGGLKWLERFSYINSVVYPWTSVPLLVYCTLPAICLLTGKFIVPEISNYASLVFMGLFISIAATGILEMQWGGVSIDDWWRNEQFWVIGGVSSHLFALFQGLLKVLAGVNTNFTVTSKAADDGDFSELYIFKWTSLLIPPTTLLIINIVGVVVGISDAINNGYDSWGPLFGRLFFALWVIIHLYPFLKGLLGKQDRMPTIILVWSILLASILTLMWVRINPFVSRDGPVLEICGLNCDES from the exons ATGCACACCGGAGGTAGACTCGTTGCTGGTTCCCACAACAGGAACGAGTTTGTGCTCATCAATGCCGATGAGAATGGAAGG ATTAAGTCTGTCCGAGAGCTGAGTGGACAGATATGTCAGATTTGTGGGGATGAGATAGAGGTCACTGTGGATGGGGAGCCCTTTGTTGCTTGCAATGAGTGTGCTTTCCCAGTTTGCCGGCCTTGCTATGAGTACGAAAGGCGCGAGGGAAATCAGGCTTGTCCTCAGTGCAAGACCAGATACAAACGTATCAAAG GTAGTCCCAGGGTTgaaggtgatgaagatgaagagggCTCTGATGATTTGGATAATGAGTTTGATTATGGGGATTTTGATGCTATGGGCACACAGCCAATGTCGGAATCCTTGTTTTCTGGACGTCTTAACACTGGACGAGGTGCTAATGGCGCATCTGGCATTGGGACAAACTTGGAACATGGCGCAGCCCCTCTCAATTCTGAAATACCGCTCCTAACTTATGGGGAGGAG GATCCCGAGATATCTTCGGATAGACATGCCCTAATCGTTCCACCATATATGAATCATGGGAATAGAGTCCATCCAATGCCTTATAGCGATCCATCTATTCCAT TGCAACCCAGACCCATGGTCCCCAAGAAAGATATTGCTGTGTATGGGTATGGAAGTGTGGCTTGGAAAGACCGCATGGAAGAATGGAAGAAAAGACAAAGTGACAAACTTCAGGTGGTGAAGCATGAAGGGAGCAATGATGGAGGTTTTGGTGATGACTTTGAGGATGCTGATTTGCCCAT GATGGATGAAGGCAGGCAACCACTTTCTCGGAAGCTACCCATCCCTTCGAGCAAGATAAATCCTTACAGAATGATTGTAGTACTTCGTCTTGTAATCCTTGGGCTTTTTTTCCATTATAGAATTCTCCACCCAGTTAATGATGCATATGGCTTGTGGTTGACATCGGTCATCTGTGAAATATGGTTTGCTGCATCATGGATAATGGATCAGTTTCCAAAATGGTACCCTATACAGCGGGAAACATACCTTGATCGTTTGTCACTCAG GTATGAAAAAGAAGGGAAGCCATCTGAGCTGTCCAGTGTAGACGTCTTTGTCAGTACTGTTGATCCAATGAAAGAACCTCCATTGATTACAGCAAACACTGTTCTATCTATCCTTGCTGTCGATTATCCGGTTGACAAAGTGGCATGCTACGTCTCAGATGATGGTGCTGCTATGCTTACTTTTGAAGCATTGTCTGAGACATCTGAATTTGCTAGGAGATGGGTTCCATTTGTTAAGAAATACAATATTGAGCCACGGGCACCAGAGTGGTATTTTGGTCAGAAGATGGACTATCTGAAAAACAAAGTTCATCCAGCATTTGTCAGGGAAAGGAGAGCAATGAAG AGAGATTATGAAGAATTTAAGGTGAGGATTAACAGTTTGGTGGCAACAGCACTGAAGGTTCCTGAGGATGGATGGACCATGCAAGATGGAACTCCTTGGCCTGGAAATAATGTGAGGGATCATCCTGGCATGATTCAG GTCTTCCTTGGCCAGGATGGTGTTCGTGATGTTGAAGGAAATGAGCTTCCTCGTTTGGTCTATGTTTCTCGAGAAAAGAGGCCAGGCTTTGATCACCACAAGAAGGCTGGGGCAATGAATGCTCTG GTACGGGCGTCAGCAATTATCACAAATGCACCCTATCTTCTGAATGTTGATTGTGATCACTACATAAACAATAGCAAGGCACTTAGAGAAGCTATGTGTTTTATGATGGACCCTCAACTTGGGAAAAAGGTTTGCTATGTGCAATTTCCTCAAAGATTTGATGGAATTGATAGACATGATAGATACTCAAACAGAAATGTTGTATTTTTCGAT ATCAACATGAAAGGATTGGATGGGATCCAAGGTCCAATATATGTCGGAACTGGATGTGTTTTCAGAAGGTATGCGCTGTATGGATATGATGCACCTGCCAAGAAGAAACCACCGAGCAAAACTTGTAACTGTTGGCCAAAGTGGTGCTGCCTGTGTTGCGGCTctagaaagaaaaagaatgcCAACACTAAGAAGGAGAAGAAGCGGAAGGTGAAACACAGTGAAGCATCGAAGCAGATACATGCACTTGAGAATattgaggcagggaatgaag GAGCCAATAATGAGAAGACATCCAATTTGACTCAAACAAAGTTGGAGAAGAGGTTTGGACAGTCTCCAGTATTTGTAGCCTCGACACTTTTGGAAAATGGTGGAGTTCCACAGTGTGTGAGTCCTGCATCACTTTTAAAAGAAGCCATCCAAGTTATCAGTTGTGGTTATGAAGACAAAACTGATTGGGGAAAGGAA GTTGGATGGATATATGGTTCTGTGACAGAGGATATCTTGACTGGATTTAAAATGCATTGCCATGGTTGGCGGTCTGTGTATTGCATCCCCAAGCGCCCTGCATTCAAGGGGTCAGCACCTATCAACCTTTCAGATCGTCTGCACCAAGTTCTTCGGTGGGCCCTTGGGTCTGTTGAGATCTTTTTCAGCAGACATTGTCCAATCTGGTATGGCTATGGTGGTGGGTTGAAATGGTTGGAACGATTTTCCTACATAAACTCAGTGGTATATCCGTGGACTTCTGTACCATTGCTTGTCTACTGTACTCTACCTGCCATATGCCTTCTGACTGGAAAATTTATTGTACCTGAG ATCAGCAACTATGCGAGTCTTGTGTTCATGGGCCTCTTCATATCCATTGCAGCAACCGGCATCCTTGAGATGCAATGGGGCGGCGTCTCCATAGACGACTGGTGGAGGAACGAACAGTTTTGGGTGATTGGAGGCGTTTCTTCCCATCTTTTTGCCCTATTTCAGGGTTTACTGAAGGTGTTGGCTGGTGTGAACACAAACTTCACTGTGACCTCAAAAGCAGCTGATGATGGAGATTTCTCAGAACTGTACATCTTCAAGTGGACATCACTCTTGATCCCTCCAACGACTTTACTAATCATAAACATTGTTGGGGTGGTTGTTGGGATCTCAGATGCCATCAACAATGGTTATGACTCATGGGGACCTCTCTTTGGTAGATTGTTCTTTGCCTTGTGGGTCATCATCCATCTCTACCCCTTCCTCAAGgggttgcttggaaagcaagacAGGATGCCAACCATTATATTGGTTTGGTCAATCCTTCTAGCCTCCATCTTGACTCTGATGTGGGTCAGAATCAACCCATTTGTGTCAAGAGATGGCCCTGTGTTAGAAATTTGTGGATTGAATTGTGATGAGTCgtga